TCCCCTTTTTCGATCCCTCCACCGGGTAGGCACAGCTTTCCCGGAGCGGTCACCGTCAGCGCACGCCGGATCACCAGCAGTTTGGCCTCGCGAAAAATCACGCCGACCACACCACGTTTGCGTCTGGTGCTGGGTTTGACGGGTGGACAGTCCATAAGTCAGCTTGTAGCGGAATTGATGCCGATCGACAATCGCGATCACTGGCTCGCACACCGAAAGTCCTCATAAGAAAGTACTACGTTGACAAGAATCGGACCTCTTTTTGATCCACAACGAATCCAATCGAAGGATGTACGAGATTCTTTGCAGGAAGCGTTGCGAATTTGCCGGGTGTTGCACGAATCTGGGCATGTCGCGTACTTCGCGGGAGGCTGCGTCCGTGATGCTTTGTTGAATCGCCCGCCCAAAGATTTCGATGTGGCAACCGATGCAGTCCCAGACCGGGTTCGAGATATCTTTGGCCGACGAAATACCTTGGCGTTTGGCGCTTCCTTCGGAGTCATCGGCGTTTTGCCGCCCAAGTCGATTCGAAAACAATGTGATTCCGTTCACCCTACCGAAGTCGCGACGTTCCGCAGCGATGGCGAGTATTCCGACGGTCGCCGCCCCGACGAAGTCCATTTTGGTGATGCGAACAACGATGCGCTTCGTAGAGATTTTACGATCAACGGGCTTTTCTATGATCCACAGAATGAAGAAGTGATCGACTACGTCGATGGTGAAAAGGATCTTGCGGCCGGTCGTCTTTGCACAATTGGCAAACCACAGGAACGCTTCGAAGAAGACAAGTTGCGGATGCTGCGTGCCGTTCGTTTCGCCACGTCACTAGGTTTCGAAATTGAATCGTCGACCTATTCGGAACTAGCCCGCCGTGCGGACGAAATTCAGATTGTCAGCGGCGAGCGAATCGGCGCCGAGATGCGCCGGATTGTCAGTTGTGATGAGGCTGCGTGTGGCATGCAGCTTCTGTTGGAAACCGGATTAAACCGTCAGGTCTTCCCAGATTTGTCGGACGAATGTTTGGATTCAGTGAATCGCAATCTGAATTCGCGGTCTGTCTACGACTTCGAGTCTTCATTGGCAGTGGTCTTGCTCGCAATCAGTTGGCAAGCT
This genomic interval from Stieleria sp. JC731 contains the following:
- a CDS encoding CCA tRNA nucleotidyltransferase — its product is MLHESGHVAYFAGGCVRDALLNRPPKDFDVATDAVPDRVRDIFGRRNTLAFGASFGVIGVLPPKSIRKQCDSVHPTEVATFRSDGEYSDGRRPDEVHFGDANNDALRRDFTINGLFYDPQNEEVIDYVDGEKDLAAGRLCTIGKPQERFEEDKLRMLRAVRFATSLGFEIESSTYSELARRADEIQIVSGERIGAEMRRIVSCDEAACGMQLLLETGLNRQVFPDLSDECLDSVNRNLNSRSVYDFESSLAVVLLAISWQAGSGDSPKRFKSTLKDLSSRWKLSGEELRRVAAAGDLYQIVIDAAPMAWSELQPVLINRDIQFVIECARTVCHADEIATDGIKRCEEALQWPVERLNPEPLVTGDLLIAEGFRPGPQFRSWLAKIRQLQLDGELDSKESALTIVRELAAE